From the Actinomycetota bacterium genome, the window CAAGCAGGGAGAGACCGTCACCTTCCGCACCAAGGTAAACGTACCAAGCACCGCGGAGCCGGGGGGCCACTACGCAGCCCTCTTCGCCTTTTCCACTTACGAGACCGAAGATGCGGCAGGTACCGCGATCAATATAACCAGCAGGGTCGGCACGCTGTTCCTGATAAAAGTAGCCGGGACCGTTGAGGAGCAGGGCAACCTCAGCAAACCGGAAGTGTCGGGCTTCTCTGAATATGGCCCCATAGACATCGGCCTGGTCTTCAATAATGAGGGCAATGTGCATCTCAAGCCTTCCGGCCGGGTGATCGTCACCAATATACTGGGCCAGGCCGTCGCAGAAATACCGGCCCCGGAATGGGTGGTGCTGCCTGAGTCATCGCGCCGCAGCGTGGTCAAATGGGACAGCCATTACCTTTTCGGGCGCTATACAGCAAGGGCTGAGATAGCTTACGGGCCCGACGGCACTCCCATCATCGCCTCAACCACATTCTGGGTGGTTCCCTGGAAGATCGTCCTGGCCATCGCCCTGGGCATCGGCTTGCTCATAGCATTCGTTTCCTGGCTGGTGCGCAGGAAGCGAGGCACACGCCGCGGCCTGGAAGATGAACTTGAAGAGCTGCGGGCGGCGCAGCAGGCCGCAGCATCACAAGGAACCGGGCAGGCCGACGCAGGATCGCAGGCGGCTGCACCCATACCTCAGAATCTTGTCGCGCTCAACGCGCTCTTCCCCTCCACCGGTGACGATAGCATCGTCAACCTGGCTGATGAAGAGACCCGAAGGCTGATCGGTGACCTGGTCCGGCAGCACATCGACCTGGCGGAAGCATATATATCCGAGCGCAGGCTCGATGAGGCAAACAGGGAACTCGCTGAAGCCCGTGCTGCTGCCATGCGGATAGATCTTCTCTTCGAGATCGGCGTCATCGACGATATGCTGCGCCAGCTTCAGTAGCCTCTGCAGATTGACAGCCTTAACCCCCTCGTGAGACCATTGCTTCCGTCTTGTTTTATGTAACGATGGAGGCAGTCGCTGAACTTCGCCCGATTGAAAGTAAAGATTTGCACCGGAATGGCCGTCAGCTTCGGCCTTCTCCTTCTGATACACGGGATCTTTGGAGGCATGGCTGCTGGATCGCCGGCCAGGGGTGCTGGATTGGCGGCCAGGGCTGCTGGATCGCCGGCAGGCGACGCTGGATCACCGGCTGGGGCCACACGCGATACAAACAGTTTTACCGTCGGGCTTACTGTTGAGGACGCGCTGGGAGTGAGCCTTGATGGAGAGTCATCCTGTGACAGTGCCATCCGCATCGGTGACCCTGCCACTGGAGTGGTTTCCTACGTGATCCTGGACGGTTGAGGACAGCAGCCCTGCGCGTCAGGATGAGGGATAAGCGGTATAAACTACGGCAGTGGAATAGTTTCCCGAAACGGCAAGCGTGGGAACGGCAAGCCGGTAATCGAAGAAGAACGGGTAGTTGTCAGTTGCGTCCTGCCCAGTCGCTATGATCGTCTCAGCCGGAGTCTTGACAATTGACTGATAGGCGGCTGGAGCCTCTCCGTCCTGTTTCCACTTCAGGTCCCCGATGTCTATCGTATTCGCCGGATTGAGCTGGGCCAGGTCTCCCGTAGCAGCAACCTTCAGGCCCCACATGGTGTTCGACTTGATCTGCAGCTTGACGGCATACGGCGGTGGATCCCCCTCCCCCACATCGTAGTTGCTTCCCGGGCTGACATTGCCGAAACCGACTGAACCTCCTCCTGAGCTGGCATCCCGGTTATAGGTCTCGCTCACCGTCAGCGTCATCGATCCGGGAGCTGGGACATACTCGACTGTCAGCTTGGGCCGCAGGGAAGGATCTCCCAGATACTCAGATGAGTAAAAGGTCTTGAAATCCCTGACCGCCGGATTCTCCCCGGACTTCTTCACGAACATCCCCTCATTCGCGAGAGAGCCGCTTACCCAGCTCTGAGTCAGCCCGGTTATCTGGAAATCCAGCCAGGCGCCGGTCGAATCGGGTGCGATCGCGGTTGCTTGTGCCGTCCCGTTGAAATCGCCACCAGCGCTGCTCCAGTTGCTGAGGCCGTCGTAGGTGTTCCAGGTGGCTCCGTCAGCAGTCGCGGTGCCACTGCCAGTGCCTTCGGTCCAGGAGCGCGTGGCGTAGTAAACGCCCAGCTGTGGCGTCGAAGCATCTTCCTGTGCGTGCTGGTACAGGGACATCGTCGCCGCATTCACAGTGGAACCCACCGGGATCACGGAGAGGTCGAACCTGAGCAGGCCGCGCCGGTTGTCGCTGGATGCGTTGTAGTTGCCCACCACCAGATCAGTCGAAGCTCCATAGTTTAGCGTGGCGCCGGCGTTCGCGATCCAGGTATCCTCCCCTTGGGAAGGTGATGGCTGGATGGTCACGAGCCTGGCAGTCTGGAAGACATAATCCCCGGATACGGTGGTATTGCCGGCTCGATCAGTCGACTTGACCCGGTAATGGAAGACGGTGTCCTCGGTGAGCCCTGGCAGGGCAACCGTGTGCTGGTTGACCATAGCCGGAGCGACTGTCGTGCTGGAGCCGTAACTGGTCGTGGTGCCGTACTCCACCTGGGAATTGGCCTGCTCGTCGGTGGACCATCTGATGTTCGCTGCTGTCCGGGTGATATTGTCCGCGCGCACTTCGCCGATGGCCGGCGGCGTGACATCGGTGCCGAACCATTCGATCGTGAGCTTCGGCCTCAAAGATGCATCCGTAGTGAATTCTGATGAATAGTAGGTCTTGGCATCGCTGACTGCGGGATTCTCCAGGCTCTGCTTGATGATGGCGCCGTTATTGGCAATTGAAAGGTTGGTCCATGACTGAGTCAGGGCGGTTATATCCCAGTCCACCCAGGATGCTGTCGAGTTCGGCGCGGAAACGCTGCCGCTTATGCCCGCGTTATAGTCGCCGCCAGCTGTGGTCCAGTTGCTGACGCCGTTGTAGGTGTTCCAGGTGACGCCGTCGGCCGTGGCTGAACCTGTGCCGGTTCCCTGGACCCAGTCGCGTGTCAGGTAGTGGAGGTCGAGGGTCTGCGGGTTCGTGTTTCCCTGACCCATCTGATAGGCGGATAGCCTCGCGCTCAGGACAGTCGCACCCGATGGGATCCCCGATAGATCGAAGCGGATGGCGCTACGTAGAGTCCCCAGGCCGGGCGTCGCCATGTCGCCCACGCTCAGAGTCGTCTCGGCGCCGCGGTTCCAGGTCGGTTGGGCCGTGCCGAAATACGTATCCCTGCCAACGGCGGGGAACGGCTGCAGGACCGTCAGGTTAGCAGTGGTGAGATTCTGTTCCAGCGAGTACGATACCAGGCCCGCGGCGTCAGCTGATCGGGCGCGATAATAATATGTTGTCGAAGGCTGCAGGCCGGTCAGGGGCACACTATGGTTGGTCATCATCGCCGGATCCAGTGTCGTGGAATACGTATAGACGCCCGGACTGGTGCCGTATTCCACCTGGGAGTCCGCAGCCTCGTTCGTAGTCCAGGTTATGCTGGCGCTGCTGCTGGTGACGGATGTCGCCTGAAGGGCTGAGATGACCGGCGCATTATTATCGACGTTGACCTGCCTGGTCGCCTGCGAAGTGTTGTAGGCGCGGTCTGTGGCCGTCAGGCGCAGTGTGTACAGTCCGTCCGTGACGGTGGTGGTGTCCCAATTTTGCAGCAGCCCGGCAGTCACTGGGGTGTAAGTCGTCGTGCCTATGGCCGTCCAGGAAGATGGCGAGGCACCCGCGCCGTATTCCAGTAGATAACTGTAGAAGCTGAAGGTGTCGGTGGCGGTGCCGTCAACGGGTACGGTTCCATTGACATACGCGCCGGCTGCCGGTGAAGTTATGGCCGTCGTGGGATTGGACCCGTCGACCTGGATCATCCGGGAGTTCCTCTCGATGGTGCCACCGGCGGAATTGCGCAGTAAGGTCCGGACCCAATACCAGTTGCCGTCGATCAGGCCTGAGGCTGGCAGGGTCAGCGCGAAGTCGTACCAGTTGCCCGCCTGGGTGACCGCCGGCGCCGCCCAGAAAGCCGCCTGGGCATTGGTGAAGCTGTACATCCGGTTGGTGGTGCTGGTCTGAGCGGCATCGACCACATTGCCATTGCCATAAGTCTTGATATACATGACGGCGCCAGGCCGGAATGTGTAGGATTCGTCGGTGCGGGCGGCGTCACTGTAGAAATGGATGAAGCGGTTGACCGTTGGGATGTCGATCGCTTCCTCGAACTGGATCCTGGCGCTGGTGCTGCTGACGATGGAGCCGACCAGTTTGAGGCCGTTGACGTTAGCTGCCGGTATGGTGACAGCGCTGGTGTAGACATATGGCGAAACCGCGCTTACCTGTGTCCAGACGCCAGCGGTACCTATGGCACCGTGCTGGTAATTGTAAAGCCTGGGGACGCCGCTTGCCCGGTTGGCTACCCGCGTGGTAGTGACCCTTATGTAGACGATGCTGCCGTTGGCAAAGGTGTTGGTGTGTGTGGTGCAGGCGGCATCGGCGCAGATCTCGATGATGTCGCCGTTGTTCTCTGTGTAGATCCCCTCCGGGCCGATCACGGCTTCTCCGGAGGAAACCAGCATAAATGCAGTCAGCGTGGCGCCGAGCAGCATCACCAGCAAGACAATTGTCAACCAGCGAACGAGCGAACTGCTGTCACGGCGTGTACTGATCACAGCCCCTTCATGGGACTCGTTAAAGAGCACCCCAGCCTCCCGATTTCCTTATTTTTCGCGCAATAAAAAAGGGGTCTGCCCAGGACCCGTTCCTGCGCCGATCTAGTCCACCTTTCGCCCATTCCGGGAAAATACCTTAGCTAAAGAAGGCTGGAAACGGGCTCCCACAGCGGCAATCGCAGCCATCAGCGCGAGCATCAGCAGCAACTTCCAGGGAAAGATCAGGATATAAGCCTGCCGTTCTACCGGCGACCCGACTCCAGAGCTTAGATCGAGCTTCACTTTCTTGATAGCAAAGAGGGGGACTTCATCCCAAACAGCCTGCAAAGAGGCACTTTCTCCGACCGCGACCGGATCGCTTGCCGCCAGCAGGCTGTTGTTGCCTTCGAATATCCCCGAGATGATGGCAGTCCCCTCGAGCCTGGTAGTGAAATTGCCAGTGTTCCGGCCTTCCATCCAGAATGTGACCTGATCCATGGAATCGACGATGCGGGGGAATGACCATGAGACATCTGATACCGGGTGGATGACTTCGGTGCTGATGGCGACGCCGACCTGGCCGACTATGGATACATCCCTTGTGCTGGCCGAGGCGGCATCGAAAAGTACCGAGGATAGCCGTCGGCCTGGTTGGGCATCTTCAGGAACCCTGATGTGGACAACAACCCGTGCGAAGCCGCCCGGTGGCAGAATCACCTCGCCGGGCTCCAGGCTTATCTCCGGTTCAGCACGATCGCCGCTGGCACTTACGTGCGCCTTGACGACGATCTCATCGCTGGAGGAGTTCTGCAGGGTGACTGTCTCGTCCGTCTGGTCGCCGACGGCTATGGTCGAGTTGATGCTGGTGGGGCTGATATTGAAGCCGACATCCGGTGCAGCCTGGGAGATCGTGACTGTCATCAGAAAGACGACAAGGCAGGCAAAAACGATCAGAGGTTTGAAGGTCCCGTTCGTGTTTGTTCCTTTACAGCTGCTGGGTCAGCCGGCGCCCGCTGATAAACCGGTTGATGTCGTAACATATTAGTTATGTTAAGTTCGCCATTTAATGTGAATTAACCTGCAATCTGCGGTTTACATTCACAATTCAAGACCTGACCCCAGGGAGGTGGGGGCGCAGGGCTTTACCGGTCTGAGACTTGCGTTTTTTTGTCAGCTCCTCGGGAGTGCCGGTGGCGATGACGTAGCCACCCTCATCGCCGCCTTCGGGGCCGAGATCGATTATATGGTCGGCGCACTTTATGACGTCAAGGTTGTGCTCGATGACGACGACAGTGTTGCCGGCGTCGACCAGGCGCTGCAGGACCTCAAGCAGTTTCTCGATGTCGGCGAAATGCAGGCCGGTCGTCGGCTCGTCGAGGATGTATAGGGTGTTGCCGGTGGCGACCTTGTTGAGCTCGGATGAGAGCTTGACCCGCTGGGCCTCCCCGCCGGACAGAGTCGTAGCCGGCTGGCCCAGGCGGATGTAGCCGAGACCGACGTCGACCAGGGTCTGCATCCGGCGGGCGATTCGCGGGATAGCCTCGAAGAATTCGAGGGCATCGGCGGCGCTCAGATCGAGGACCTCAGAGATGTTCTTCCCCTTGAAGCGCACCTCCAGGGTCTCGCGGTCATAACGCTTGCCCTTGCAGACCTCGCAGGGCACGTAGATATCAGGCAGGAAGTGCATCTCGATCTTGATGGTGCCGTCGCCGCGGCAAGCCTCGCAGCGGCCGCCGCGCACGTTGAAACTGAAGCGGCCGGGCTTGTAGCCGCGGACCCGCGCTTCTGGCGTCACCGCGAACAGCTGGCGGATGTGGTCGAAGACGCCAGTGTAGGTGGCGGCATTCGAACGGGGCGTGCGGCCGATCGGTGACTGGTCGATATTGATGATCTTGTCGAGCTGGTCGGTGCCATCGATACTGTCGTGGGCTCCGGGCGCTGTCTTGGCCCGGTATACCGAGGCTGCGAGCGAACGATAGAGGACATCGTTGATCAGGGTCGACTTCCCCGAGCCGGAGACGCCGGTTACACAGACGAACTTGCCCAGGGGGATCTCTACGTCTATGTCTTTGAGGTTATGCTCCCGGGCACCGCGGATGACGATGCTGCCGTCTATGACAGCGCGCCGTTCTGGGACGGGGATGGAGCGCCGGCCGTTGAGATAGGCAGCAGTGAGGCTGGTTTTTGATTTGAGGATCTTCTCCGGCGGGCCCTCGGCGATCACCTCTCCCCCGCGCTCGCCGGCGCCGGGGCCCATGTCGACGATGTAGTCGGCCTCTCGCATGGTCTCCTCGTCGTGCTCGACGACTATCACGGTATTGCCGAGGTCGCGCAGGCGGTGCAGGGTATCGATCAGCTTGCGGTTGTCGCGCTGGTGGAGGCCGATGCTGGGCTCGTCCAGGATATATAGTACGCCCATCAGGCTGGAACCGATCTGGGTCGCCAGGCGGATGCGCTGGCCCTCGCCGCCGGAGAGCGTGCCGGCCTTGCGGTCGAGTGTGAGATAGCCGACGCCCACGTTGTCGAGGAACCGCAGCCGCTCACTGATCTCTTTGATGATGCGGCCACCGATCATCTGCTCGGTGTCGGAAAGCTTGAGGGCAGCGAGGAACTTCTCTGAATTCCTGATGGGCATGGTCGAAAGCTCATGGATGTTGGTGTCGCCCACAGTGACCGCCAGGCTCTCCGCCTTGAGCCGGGCACCCTTGCAGACTGGGCAGGGGTGCATGGCCATCAGCTGGGAGATCCGGTCTCGTGCCATCGTCGACTCGGTCTCCAGATAGCGGCGCTCGAGGTTGGGGATGATGCCTGTGAGGATACGGCTGTTTCGCCGGCGGCCACGGCTCTTCTTCCGGATGGTCTCGTCTGGTCCGTAGAGAATAAGCTGCTGTTCTTCGGGTGTCAGGTCCTCAAAGGGCGTGTCGAGGCTGATGTCGTAATAGCGGGACATCATCCGGATGACATGGCGGAAGCCGCTGCTCCAGGGAAGGATGTTTGCCTGCCGCAGGCTCTTGGTCTTGTCGGGTAGCAGCAGGTCGATGTCGATCTCTTCCTGATAGCCGAGGCCGGTGCAATGCTCACAGGCTCCGTAGGGGCTGTTGAACGAGAAGATGCGGGGCGCCAGTTCCGCGAGGCTGACATTGCAGTCGGGGCAGGCGAACTGCTCGCTGTAGGTAGTGACCTCCCCATCCGCCGTCTCGATGTTGACCAGCCCGCCGGAAAGCGCACCGGCTGTCTCCACAGAATCAGCCAGCCGATGGCGGATATCGCCCTTGAGGACGAGGCGGTCGACGATGACCGAGATGTCATGCTTCGTCTTCTTGTCGAGCTTGATGTCCTCGTCGAGCATACGGATCTCACCGTCGATCTGAACGCGGGTGAAACCGTCGCGCCGTACCTGTTCGATCAGATTGTTATATTCGCCCTTGCGGCCACGGATGAGCGGCGCCACCACCATGAAACGGGTGTCGGGCGGCATATCCAGGATCTGGTCGACGATCTGCTGCTGGGACTGTGCCGAGATCAGCTTGCCGCAGTTGGGGCAGTGGGGCTTGCCGATGCGAGCGTAAAGCAGCCGCAGGTAGTCATATATCTCTGTGACCGTGCCCACGGTTGAACGCGGGTTCTTGCTGATAGCCCGCTGATCGATGGAAATGGCCGGCGACAGACCCTCGATGCTGTCGATGTCGGGCTTCTGCATCTGGCCCAGGAACTGGCGGGCGTAGGCGGAGAGCGACTCCACATAGCGGCGCTGGCCCTCGGCGTAGATGGTGTCGAAAGCCAGGGAGCTCTTGCCCGAGCCGGAAAGGCCTGTGATGACGATCATCTTGTCGCGCGGAAGTCGGAGCGAGATATTCTTGAGATTATGCTCGCGGGCGCCGGATATCACTATTTCGTTGGACATACGAGTAATTATAGGGAAGAAGGCGGACGACTGCTTCGTCTCCCTGATTGCAGCACCTTTTCCTGACTACTCCCCCAAGATCGACTGGACCCCCGGTTCGCCAGTTTTTTAGGGGGACAAATGTCCCTGGATATCAGGGACATTCGACACTTGTCCGGTATGCGCTCCAAGATTCATTATTAACATTACTTAATAAAAGTGTCCCGCTAGCTGGTGGCATTTTTACTGAAACCAGAATCGGAGATCGGCCTACGGAGAGCAGGTTCCTTCCGTCACTCATTCCCAAGTGGAAATTCTGCTGAATATCGATCTCATTTGGAATCCGATCGTCAACCATTCTATTGCAGGAGGTGGACTATCAGGAAACGGGTGAAAGATTCAAGATTAGTTGCACCAGAAATAGTCGCAA encodes:
- the uvrA gene encoding excinuclease ABC subunit UvrA, giving the protein MSNEIVISGAREHNLKNISLRLPRDKMIVITGLSGSGKSSLAFDTIYAEGQRRYVESLSAYARQFLGQMQKPDIDSIEGLSPAISIDQRAISKNPRSTVGTVTEIYDYLRLLYARIGKPHCPNCGKLISAQSQQQIVDQILDMPPDTRFMVVAPLIRGRKGEYNNLIEQVRRDGFTRVQIDGEIRMLDEDIKLDKKTKHDISVIVDRLVLKGDIRHRLADSVETAGALSGGLVNIETADGEVTTYSEQFACPDCNVSLAELAPRIFSFNSPYGACEHCTGLGYQEEIDIDLLLPDKTKSLRQANILPWSSGFRHVIRMMSRYYDISLDTPFEDLTPEEQQLILYGPDETIRKKSRGRRRNSRILTGIIPNLERRYLETESTMARDRISQLMAMHPCPVCKGARLKAESLAVTVGDTNIHELSTMPIRNSEKFLAALKLSDTEQMIGGRIIKEISERLRFLDNVGVGYLTLDRKAGTLSGGEGQRIRLATQIGSSLMGVLYILDEPSIGLHQRDNRKLIDTLHRLRDLGNTVIVVEHDEETMREADYIVDMGPGAGERGGEVIAEGPPEKILKSKTSLTAAYLNGRRSIPVPERRAVIDGSIVIRGAREHNLKDIDVEIPLGKFVCVTGVSGSGKSTLINDVLYRSLAASVYRAKTAPGAHDSIDGTDQLDKIINIDQSPIGRTPRSNAATYTGVFDHIRQLFAVTPEARVRGYKPGRFSFNVRGGRCEACRGDGTIKIEMHFLPDIYVPCEVCKGKRYDRETLEVRFKGKNISEVLDLSAADALEFFEAIPRIARRMQTLVDVGLGYIRLGQPATTLSGGEAQRVKLSSELNKVATGNTLYILDEPTTGLHFADIEKLLEVLQRLVDAGNTVVVIEHNLDVIKCADHIIDLGPEGGDEGGYVIATGTPEELTKKRKSQTGKALRPHLPGVRS
- a CDS encoding DNRLRE domain-containing protein; translated protein: MLFNESHEGAVISTRRDSSSLVRWLTIVLLVMLLGATLTAFMLVSSGEAVIGPEGIYTENNGDIIEICADAACTTHTNTFANGSIVYIRVTTTRVANRASGVPRLYNYQHGAIGTAGVWTQVSAVSPYVYTSAVTIPAANVNGLKLVGSIVSSTSARIQFEEAIDIPTVNRFIHFYSDAARTDESYTFRPGAVMYIKTYGNGNVVDAAQTSTTNRMYSFTNAQAAFWAAPAVTQAGNWYDFALTLPASGLIDGNWYWVRTLLRNSAGGTIERNSRMIQVDGSNPTTAITSPAAGAYVNGTVPVDGTATDTFSFYSYLLEYGAGASPSSWTAIGTTTYTPVTAGLLQNWDTTTVTDGLYTLRLTATDRAYNTSQATRQVNVDNNAPVISALQATSVTSSSASITWTTNEAADSQVEYGTSPGVYTYSTTLDPAMMTNHSVPLTGLQPSTTYYYRARSADAAGLVSYSLEQNLTTANLTVLQPFPAVGRDTYFGTAQPTWNRGAETTLSVGDMATPGLGTLRSAIRFDLSGIPSGATVLSARLSAYQMGQGNTNPQTLDLHYLTRDWVQGTGTGSATADGVTWNTYNGVSNWTTAGGDYNAGISGSVSAPNSTASWVDWDITALTQSWTNLSIANNGAIIKQSLENPAVSDAKTYYSSEFTTDASLRPKLTIEWFGTDVTPPAIGEVRADNITRTAANIRWSTDEQANSQVEYGTTTSYGSSTTVAPAMVNQHTVALPGLTEDTVFHYRVKSTDRAGNTTVSGDYVFQTARLVTIQPSPSQGEDTWIANAGATLNYGASTDLVVGNYNASSDNRRGLLRFDLSVIPVGSTVNAATMSLYQHAQEDASTPQLGVYYATRSWTEGTGSGTATADGATWNTYDGLSNWSSAGGDFNGTAQATAIAPDSTGAWLDFQITGLTQSWVSGSLANEGMFVKKSGENPAVRDFKTFYSSEYLGDPSLRPKLTVEYVPAPGSMTLTVSETYNRDASSGGGSVGFGNVSPGSNYDVGEGDPPPYAVKLQIKSNTMWGLKVAATGDLAQLNPANTIDIGDLKWKQDGEAPAAYQSIVKTPAETIIATGQDATDNYPFFFDYRLAVPTLAVSGNYSTAVVYTAYPSS